A single Atopobiaceae bacterium DNA region contains:
- a CDS encoding DeoR/GlpR family DNA-binding transcription regulator has product MALAERRDAIVRYVNVQGSITFSQLKARFSDVSEMTLRTDLKSLDEEHRLVRVHDGARSVEVAVGIGSGDSPIARAGKNVEAKHLIAQKAAKLVRPGTTVFVDSGSTTAMLASYLPDEDYLVFSNSIATIVTLSRLERLRLIVPGGNLNRRSMSLNGSSAVEAVRGLAFDQMFLGVSGYRPELGLTCTTDEEVTLKRTCVHQSAQVIALMDSAKVDCHGTFSICGLSVVDVVVSDGHLPASFLDACRREGVDVL; this is encoded by the coding sequence ATGGCACTCGCAGAACGGCGTGACGCCATCGTACGCTACGTCAACGTGCAAGGAAGCATCACCTTCTCGCAGCTCAAGGCGCGCTTCTCGGACGTGAGCGAGATGACGCTCCGGACCGACCTCAAGTCCCTCGACGAGGAGCACCGCCTCGTCCGCGTCCATGACGGCGCACGCTCGGTCGAGGTGGCCGTGGGCATCGGCAGCGGCGACTCGCCGATCGCACGTGCCGGCAAGAACGTCGAGGCCAAGCACCTCATCGCCCAGAAGGCGGCCAAGCTGGTGCGCCCGGGCACCACCGTCTTCGTCGACTCGGGCAGCACCACGGCCATGCTCGCCTCGTACCTCCCCGACGAGGACTACCTCGTGTTCTCGAACTCGATCGCCACCATCGTGACCCTCTCGCGCCTCGAACGGCTCCGCCTCATCGTGCCGGGGGGCAACCTCAACCGACGCAGCATGAGCCTCAACGGGTCCTCGGCCGTGGAGGCCGTCCGCGGCCTTGCCTTCGACCAGATGTTCCTCGGGGTCTCGGGCTATCGGCCTGAGCTGGGACTCACCTGCACCACCGACGAGGAGGTCACCCTCAAGCGCACCTGCGTGCATCAGTCGGCCCAGGTCATCGCCCTCATGGACTCCGCCAAGGTCGACTGCCATGGGACCTTCTCGATCTGCGGGCTGTCGGTGGTGGACGTCGTCGTGTCAGACGGCCACCTGCCGGCGAGCTTCCTGGACGCCTGCCGCCGCGAGGGCGTGGACGTCCTGTAG
- a CDS encoding hemolysin III family protein: protein MNDGNPRSTNLTPLADAAGASSATPARLYTVGEEIANSVSHGVGALLAIAALVLLIVRAVADGGGILLAAAIVFGGSLLLEYLFSTLYHAIQPPAAKRVFRILDHSAIYLLIAGTYTPFCLVTLADAGGVQLAVAVWVIAAAGIVAETFLRERQPKWLSAAIYLGMGWLVVIELPAFLVLLPGTALALLVAGGLCYTVGTAFYVAKRVRYMHFVWHLFVLAGSVCHFLAVLLFVI, encoded by the coding sequence ATGAATGACGGCAATCCCCGAAGTACCAACCTCACGCCCCTGGCAGACGCCGCGGGCGCGTCCTCGGCGACCCCGGCCCGCCTCTATACCGTGGGCGAGGAGATCGCCAACTCGGTGAGCCATGGCGTGGGCGCGCTCCTCGCGATTGCCGCCCTGGTCCTGCTCATCGTGCGTGCCGTCGCTGATGGTGGGGGGATCCTGCTTGCGGCGGCCATCGTCTTCGGGGGCTCGCTGCTGCTCGAGTACCTCTTCTCGACCCTCTACCACGCCATCCAGCCGCCTGCGGCCAAGCGGGTCTTCCGCATCCTCGACCACAGCGCCATCTACCTGCTCATCGCGGGGACCTATACCCCGTTCTGCCTCGTCACGCTGGCAGATGCGGGCGGCGTCCAGCTTGCCGTGGCCGTGTGGGTCATCGCCGCGGCAGGCATCGTCGCCGAGACGTTCCTGCGCGAGCGTCAGCCCAAGTGGCTCTCTGCCGCCATCTACCTGGGCATGGGATGGCTCGTCGTGATCGAGCTCCCGGCCTTCCTGGTGCTTCTCCCCGGGACGGCCCTGGCCCTCCTCGTGGCGGGAGGCCTCTGCTACACCGTCGGCACGGCGTTCTATGTGGCGAAGCGCGTCCGCTACATGCACTTCGTCTGGCACCTCTTTGTGCTCGCCGGCAGCGTCTGCCACTTCCTGGCCGTGCTGCTCTTCGTCATCTAG
- a CDS encoding Nramp family divalent metal transporter yields the protein MGPGMLAALAGADAGGVATYSNAGAMYGFEQLWTVPVMCFLLIVVQETAARMGCVTGKGFASLIRERFGVRLSSLAMLALLISNTTVTLSEFAGIASGLSLFGVPTYVSVPVSALVIWLLTMSGSYRRIEKILLAVSCVFVTYVIAGIMVGPDWGQAISCTLVPRFESDPEYFSLLVANVGTTIAPWMVFLAQSNVVDKEADADDIPYQRIDTVTGAVVASAISWFIILATGAVLYPAGVTVNGAEDAALALEPLAGSYAKVLFGAGLVGASFLAACVLPGITSSAVCEAFGWERGADRSWGEAPVYRGIITAIIALSAVIVLIPDINLFGIMMAAQVINGLLLPVLLVFMVIIASDHHIMGSHANGRVWSGLTWFTVIMVVVLTVVMFALQAMGY from the coding sequence ATGGGGCCCGGCATGCTCGCCGCCCTCGCCGGCGCCGATGCCGGCGGCGTCGCCACCTACTCCAACGCAGGTGCCATGTATGGCTTCGAGCAGCTCTGGACCGTGCCGGTGATGTGCTTCCTGCTCATCGTGGTCCAGGAGACGGCGGCGCGGATGGGCTGCGTCACGGGCAAGGGCTTCGCGAGCCTCATCCGCGAGCGGTTCGGCGTGCGCCTGAGCTCGCTGGCCATGCTTGCCCTTCTCATCTCGAACACCACCGTGACGCTCTCGGAGTTCGCCGGAATCGCGAGCGGCCTGTCACTGTTCGGCGTGCCCACCTACGTGTCGGTGCCAGTGTCGGCCCTGGTCATCTGGTTGCTCACCATGAGCGGGTCCTACCGACGCATCGAGAAGATCCTGCTGGCCGTGAGCTGCGTCTTCGTGACGTACGTCATCGCGGGCATCATGGTCGGCCCCGACTGGGGGCAGGCGATCTCATGCACGCTGGTCCCCCGGTTCGAGAGCGACCCGGAGTACTTCTCGCTGCTCGTGGCCAACGTGGGCACCACCATCGCGCCGTGGATGGTCTTCCTCGCCCAGAGCAACGTCGTCGACAAGGAAGCCGACGCCGACGACATCCCCTACCAGCGCATCGACACCGTCACCGGGGCCGTCGTGGCGAGCGCCATCTCGTGGTTCATCATCCTGGCCACGGGCGCGGTCCTTTACCCTGCAGGCGTCACCGTGAACGGGGCCGAGGACGCCGCCCTGGCCCTCGAGCCGCTCGCGGGCAGCTATGCCAAGGTCCTCTTTGGTGCCGGGCTTGTGGGGGCCTCGTTCCTCGCAGCCTGCGTGCTTCCCGGCATCACGTCGAGCGCCGTGTGCGAGGCCTTCGGCTGGGAGCGCGGGGCCGACCGCAGCTGGGGGGAGGCACCTGTCTACCGTGGGATCATCACGGCGATCATCGCCCTGTCGGCCGTGATCGTGCTCATCCCCGACATCAACCTCTTCGGCATCATGATGGCTGCACAGGTCATCAACGGCCTGCTGCTGCCCGTGCTTCTCGTGTTCATGGTCATCATCGCGAGCGACCATCACATCATGGGAAGCCATGCCAACGGGCGCGTCTGGAGCGGGCTCACCTGGTTCACGGTGATCATGGTGGTCGTGCTCACCGTGGTGATGTTCGCCCTGCAGGCCATGGGGTATTAG
- a CDS encoding CBS domain-containing protein, with protein sequence MIYLSQMLGNPVLDSEGERIGTVNDLGIATGEVFPRVTSLAFKGPGKTPFMISWRKYVDSFDDDEVRLKVASTDIRFSYLQPDEVLVARDLLNKQIVDTRGMRVVRVNDLKLSDSGSAQLRLLGAEVGARGILRSLSPALERLSLRVAHAFGREMPEKIIAWNYMDLLDRDLSDVKLSVSHKTLDELHPADVADIIEQLDPRLRSQVFAQLDDEQAADAMAELDDDEMAARIMDGMEDVDASKMLSEMDPDDAAELVSELDYERAEKLLRLMGVKEQQAIRQLLGYKDDTAGRIMTSEFVSVSDDGTVSDAIDTIKGLDEDFETVHYVYLLDEDKGLSGVVTLQQLLVSTPDTDLTDLAETDVITANPDDDQEDVADDVAKYNLLAMPVTDEERHLLGIVTVDDALDVMEEEHEEDLKIAGGSHDDTSSDESGHVLRRMLSHEMWFFFWVLGFALLGAITSTFVNGSSMVGLAVAFALPVCLNGADDMVRYITNFFLEFDEDDDDAPSLAGFTFKGLGVGIFYAVLVLLVGIGASSTVAGLLPAGSASAVTFSAISVGFVASAATTVIGFATAPIYLTCLRRRDDAGKDTSGLALHAIAQVVALLLFIVIACALLVGTLV encoded by the coding sequence ATGATCTACCTGTCCCAGATGCTGGGCAACCCCGTCCTTGACAGCGAGGGCGAGCGAATCGGTACCGTGAACGACCTGGGTATCGCCACCGGCGAGGTCTTCCCCCGCGTGACGAGCCTCGCCTTCAAGGGCCCCGGCAAGACCCCCTTCATGATCAGCTGGCGCAAGTACGTCGACTCGTTCGACGACGACGAGGTCCGCCTCAAGGTCGCCAGCACCGACATCCGGTTCTCATACCTGCAGCCTGACGAGGTGCTCGTGGCGCGCGACCTGCTCAACAAGCAGATCGTGGACACCCGTGGCATGCGCGTCGTGCGCGTCAACGACCTCAAGCTCTCGGACTCCGGTTCCGCCCAGCTCCGCCTCCTCGGGGCCGAGGTGGGGGCCCGCGGCATCCTGCGCTCGCTCTCCCCTGCCCTGGAGCGCCTCTCCCTGCGCGTCGCCCATGCCTTCGGCCGCGAGATGCCCGAGAAGATCATCGCGTGGAACTACATGGACCTTCTCGACCGCGACCTCTCCGACGTGAAGCTGTCCGTCTCGCACAAGACCCTGGACGAGCTGCACCCCGCCGACGTGGCCGACATCATCGAGCAGCTCGACCCGCGCCTGCGCAGCCAGGTCTTCGCCCAGCTCGACGACGAGCAGGCAGCCGATGCCATGGCCGAGCTCGACGACGACGAGATGGCCGCCAGGATCATGGACGGCATGGAGGACGTCGACGCGTCCAAGATGCTCTCCGAGATGGACCCGGACGATGCCGCCGAGCTCGTGAGCGAGCTCGACTACGAGCGTGCCGAGAAGCTCCTCCGCCTCATGGGCGTGAAGGAGCAGCAGGCCATCCGCCAGCTCCTTGGCTACAAGGACGACACGGCCGGCCGCATCATGACGAGCGAGTTCGTCTCGGTGAGCGACGACGGGACCGTGTCCGACGCCATCGACACCATCAAGGGCCTCGACGAGGACTTCGAGACCGTCCACTACGTCTACCTCCTCGACGAGGACAAGGGCCTCTCCGGCGTGGTGACGCTCCAGCAGCTGCTCGTGAGCACGCCCGACACCGACCTGACGGACCTCGCGGAGACCGACGTCATCACCGCCAACCCCGACGACGACCAGGAGGACGTGGCAGACGACGTCGCCAAGTACAACCTGCTCGCCATGCCCGTGACCGACGAGGAGCGCCACCTCCTGGGCATCGTGACCGTCGACGACGCCCTCGACGTCATGGAGGAGGAGCACGAGGAGGACCTCAAGATCGCCGGCGGCTCGCACGATGACACCTCGTCCGACGAGTCGGGGCACGTCCTGCGGCGCATGCTCTCCCATGAGATGTGGTTCTTCTTCTGGGTGCTGGGATTCGCCCTTCTCGGCGCCATCACCAGCACCTTCGTCAACGGCTCGTCCATGGTCGGCCTGGCCGTCGCCTTCGCCCTGCCGGTCTGCCTCAACGGCGCCGACGACATGGTCCGCTACATCACCAACTTCTTCCTCGAGTTCGACGAGGATGACGACGATGCGCCCTCCCTCGCGGGCTTCACCTTCAAGGGCCTCGGGGTCGGCATCTTCTACGCGGTGCTGGTCCTGCTGGTCGGCATCGGCGCGTCGTCGACGGTGGCGGGACTGCTCCCCGCAGGGTCCGCGAGCGCCGTGACCTTCTCGGCCATCTCTGTGGGCTTCGTCGCCTCCGCGGCGACGACCGTCATCGGCTTCGCCACGGCACCCATCTACCTCACCTGCCTGCGCCGACGCGACGACGCCGGCAAGGACACCTCGGGGCTCGCCCTCCATGCCATCGCACAGGTGGTGGCCCTGCTGCTCTTCATCGTGATCGCCTGCGCGCTCCTCGTCGGGACCCTGGTCTAG
- a CDS encoding YtxH domain-containing protein, whose translation MSEGNGTLHFVLGTLFGAAVGAVAGMMFAPRAGAESRAMAADAMNDAWDTAVDTYETGTRSVGEQFNNVRPSVDAKTDELRAKVDLARERMDQLRDSLSDTVATTSAGMQDAMNSVADKVSAATAQAQGTTPAEGVHIDVVEDIPSEPAEATDSDEAE comes from the coding sequence ATGAGCGAAGGCAATGGCACGCTTCATTTTGTCCTGGGCACTCTGTTTGGTGCGGCCGTCGGAGCCGTCGCCGGTATGATGTTCGCCCCTCGCGCCGGTGCCGAGAGCAGGGCCATGGCGGCTGACGCCATGAACGATGCCTGGGACACCGCGGTCGACACCTACGAGACCGGCACACGCTCGGTCGGCGAGCAGTTCAACAACGTCCGCCCCTCGGTCGATGCCAAGACCGACGAGCTCCGCGCGAAGGTCGACCTCGCCCGTGAGCGCATGGACCAGCTTCGCGACTCCCTGTCTGACACCGTGGCCACCACGTCGGCCGGCATGCAGGATGCCATGAACTCAGTGGCCGACAAGGTCAGTGCCGCGACGGCCCAGGCCCAGGGCACGACCCCTGCCGAGGGCGTCCACATCGACGTCGTCGAGGACATTCCCTCCGAGCCGGCGGAGGCCACCGACTCCGACGAGGCCGAGTGA
- the argC gene encoding N-acetyl-gamma-glutamyl-phosphate reductase, with protein MIRVAIMGAAGYAGVELARIVLGHPDLELAAITSNADAGHRLDAVYPSFAGVTDLAFVGHDDPSVAACDAVFLALPHTASMPRVPALLEAGCSVFDLSADFRLPDKDVYRQWYGVEHVCPELLARAVYGLPELFGADLAAMAEAHAAGTPALVSCPGCYPTASTLAAWPLVAAGLAEGTIVVDAISGVTGAGRTPSARTHFCSADENLEAYGVTTHRHTPEIEHNLGRAGHGDQQVVFTPHLAPLGRGLLSTVTVQLSREVGQDEVSALYHEAYDACSFVSVCTDGTQPRTASVVGTDRAQVAAVADARTGHAVATCAIDNLGKGAAGQAVQCANIIFGLDEQRGLEAIPRAV; from the coding sequence TTGATACGTGTCGCCATCATGGGTGCAGCAGGCTATGCGGGCGTGGAGCTTGCCCGGATCGTGCTGGGCCACCCCGACCTCGAGCTCGCGGCCATCACGTCCAACGCCGACGCGGGACATCGCCTCGACGCGGTCTACCCGTCGTTCGCCGGTGTCACCGACCTGGCCTTCGTCGGCCACGACGACCCGTCGGTCGCCGCCTGCGATGCCGTGTTCCTGGCGCTCCCACACACCGCGAGCATGCCTCGCGTGCCGGCACTCCTTGAGGCCGGCTGCTCGGTCTTCGACCTGTCGGCCGACTTCCGCCTCCCCGACAAGGACGTCTACCGGCAGTGGTACGGCGTCGAGCATGTCTGCCCGGAGCTCCTTGCGCGCGCCGTCTATGGCCTTCCCGAGCTCTTCGGCGCCGACCTGGCCGCCATGGCCGAGGCGCACGCCGCAGGTACGCCCGCCCTCGTGTCCTGCCCGGGCTGCTACCCCACGGCGAGCACCCTCGCCGCCTGGCCCCTCGTCGCCGCAGGCCTCGCGGAGGGCACCATCGTCGTCGACGCCATCTCGGGCGTGACCGGTGCCGGACGCACGCCGTCGGCCCGCACGCACTTCTGCTCGGCCGACGAGAACCTCGAGGCCTATGGCGTGACGACCCATCGGCACACCCCCGAGATCGAGCACAACCTGGGCCGTGCCGGCCATGGGGACCAGCAGGTCGTCTTCACGCCGCACCTGGCACCGCTCGGGCGGGGCCTGCTCTCGACCGTCACCGTGCAGCTCTCACGCGAGGTCGGCCAGGACGAGGTCTCGGCCCTCTACCATGAGGCCTACGACGCCTGCTCGTTCGTCTCGGTCTGCACCGACGGGACCCAGCCACGCACCGCCTCGGTGGTGGGCACCGACCGCGCCCAGGTCGCTGCCGTCGCAGACGCGCGCACGGGACACGCCGTCGCCACCTGCGCCATCGACAACCTCGGCAAGGGCGCCGCCGGCCAAGCCGTGCAGTGCGCCAACATCATCTTCGGGCTCGACGAGCAACGAGGGCTCGAGGCCATCCCGCGCGCCGTCTAG
- the tadA gene encoding tRNA adenosine(34) deaminase TadA, whose translation MTEGCDGAATRDEDERWMRLALAEAAAAADEDEVPIGAVVVCDGVVVSRAHNRRELDVDPAAHAEFRAMEAAAAALGRWRLTGCTVYVTLEPCLMCAGLMLNARVDACVCGAPDPKAGALGSLYDVSHDPRLNHEFEVRDGVLADESAAALKAFFRAKRAR comes from the coding sequence ATGACCGAGGGATGCGACGGAGCTGCGACGCGGGACGAGGACGAGCGGTGGATGCGGCTGGCACTTGCCGAGGCCGCGGCCGCAGCCGACGAGGACGAGGTGCCGATAGGTGCCGTGGTGGTGTGCGACGGTGTGGTCGTCTCGCGCGCACACAACCGTCGCGAGCTTGACGTCGACCCGGCGGCCCATGCGGAGTTCCGTGCGATGGAGGCCGCGGCGGCGGCCCTCGGCCGCTGGCGGCTCACGGGATGCACGGTCTACGTCACGCTGGAGCCCTGCCTGATGTGTGCCGGCCTCATGCTGAACGCCCGGGTCGATGCCTGCGTCTGTGGTGCGCCGGACCCCAAGGCGGGCGCGCTCGGCTCCCTCTATGACGTGAGCCATGACCCAAGGCTCAACCATGAGTTCGAGGTCAGGGACGGTGTGCTCGCCGACGAGTCGGCCGCGGCGCTCAAGGCCTTCTTCCGAGCCAAGCGCGCGAGGTAG
- a CDS encoding hemolysin family protein, with translation MEIAISILVTILLTIANGLFSCSETALVTAKRAILEPEADEGDRKAQRAIDLASDSTEFLAAIQVAITLVGFFSSAFAATSLSAPFSEWMQSLGMVGGLANVLAPIIITLLVSYLSIVVGELVPKRIALADAEGVAKGVSGFLTGFAKAVKPLVWLTSTSADGLANLLGIASADDRQNASEDEIKYMVTDADDLSDEEKSMIHEIFDLGDAIAREVMVPRVDMTAVEDTETCGDVLALMRRTGYSRIPVFHEDVDRIVGVAHIKDIIGPIVDDQASSESILRHVREPDFVPDTKDIIPLLSEMQTAHDQMVIVVDEYGGTAGVITIEDIVEEVVGEIEDEFDPDNKYLTQLSEREWLVDGRFSIDDAIELGWPIEDSDEYETVAGFVLEQADALPEPGDVFTKDGYLFRVQSMRGRRVALLRVTAPEPEAETCDSVEDGPTGGDERADEGDKH, from the coding sequence ATGGAAATCGCCATCAGCATACTCGTGACCATCCTGCTCACGATCGCGAACGGGCTCTTCTCCTGCTCGGAGACGGCGCTCGTCACCGCCAAGCGCGCGATCCTCGAGCCCGAGGCCGACGAGGGGGACAGGAAGGCGCAGCGCGCCATCGACCTCGCGAGCGACTCGACCGAGTTCCTGGCTGCCATCCAGGTGGCCATCACCCTCGTGGGGTTCTTCTCGTCCGCCTTTGCGGCGACGAGCCTGTCGGCCCCCTTCAGCGAGTGGATGCAGTCGCTGGGCATGGTGGGCGGCCTTGCCAACGTGCTCGCGCCCATCATCATCACCCTGCTGGTCTCATACCTCTCGATCGTGGTGGGCGAGCTGGTGCCCAAGAGGATCGCGCTGGCCGACGCCGAGGGCGTGGCCAAGGGGGTGTCGGGCTTCCTGACCGGCTTCGCAAAGGCCGTGAAGCCGCTGGTGTGGCTCACGTCCACCTCTGCGGACGGGCTTGCCAACCTCTTGGGCATCGCAAGTGCCGACGACCGGCAGAACGCCTCCGAGGACGAGATCAAGTACATGGTCACCGACGCCGACGACCTCTCCGACGAGGAGAAGTCCATGATCCACGAGATCTTCGACCTCGGCGACGCCATCGCGCGCGAGGTCATGGTGCCGCGTGTGGACATGACGGCCGTCGAGGACACCGAGACCTGCGGAGACGTGCTCGCGCTCATGCGGCGCACCGGCTACTCGCGCATCCCCGTCTTCCACGAGGACGTGGACCGCATCGTGGGCGTGGCGCACATCAAGGACATCATCGGCCCCATCGTCGACGACCAGGCCTCGAGCGAGTCGATCCTGCGACACGTGCGCGAGCCTGACTTCGTGCCCGACACCAAGGACATCATCCCGCTGCTCTCGGAGATGCAGACCGCGCACGACCAGATGGTCATCGTGGTCGACGAGTATGGCGGCACGGCCGGCGTCATCACGATCGAGGACATCGTCGAGGAGGTCGTGGGCGAGATCGAGGACGAGTTCGACCCCGACAACAAGTACCTCACCCAGCTGTCCGAGCGCGAGTGGCTGGTCGACGGGCGCTTCTCGATCGACGACGCCATCGAGCTCGGGTGGCCCATCGAGGACTCGGACGAGTACGAGACCGTGGCCGGCTTCGTGCTCGAGCAGGCTGATGCCTTGCCCGAGCCGGGCGACGTCTTCACCAAGGATGGCTACCTCTTCCGGGTGCAGTCCATGCGCGGCCGCAGGGTCGCGCTGCTCCGCGTGACGGCTCCCGAGCCCGAGGCCGAGACGTGCGATTCTGTCGAGGATGGCCCCACTGGCGGCGACGAGCGCGCAGATGAGGGCGACAAGCACTAG
- a CDS encoding LemA family protein has protein sequence MSPVVIIVLVVAVIAVAIGGLYNGMVGNRNKCDNAWQTIDAQLQRRNDLIPNLVETVKGYAAHEKGTLEAVTNARAACTAATTPQDKMAADNVLTGALRQLFAVAEAYPDLKANTNFQQLQTDLTDTENKIVYARQSFNDVVLMYNNSIQTFPGNIIAGMFHFEPRQGFQVEDEVARKAPKVDFGAAAPAPQQPSAPAPTAPADDTKPQA, from the coding sequence ATGAGCCCCGTCGTCATCATCGTCCTCGTGGTCGCGGTCATCGCCGTCGCCATCGGAGGGCTCTACAACGGCATGGTCGGCAACCGCAACAAGTGCGACAACGCCTGGCAGACCATCGATGCCCAGCTCCAGCGCCGCAACGACCTCATCCCCAACCTGGTCGAGACGGTGAAGGGCTATGCCGCCCACGAGAAGGGCACGCTCGAGGCCGTGACCAACGCGCGCGCCGCCTGCACCGCAGCCACCACGCCGCAGGACAAGATGGCTGCGGACAACGTGCTCACCGGCGCGCTCCGCCAGCTGTTCGCCGTGGCAGAGGCCTACCCCGACCTCAAGGCCAACACCAACTTCCAGCAGCTCCAGACCGACCTCACCGACACCGAGAACAAGATCGTCTACGCGCGCCAGAGCTTCAACGACGTCGTGCTCATGTACAACAACTCGATCCAGACCTTCCCTGGCAACATCATCGCCGGCATGTTCCACTTCGAGCCGCGCCAGGGCTTCCAGGTGGAGGACGAGGTCGCGCGCAAGGCCCCCAAGGTCGACTTCGGCGCGGCCGCGCCTGCGCCGCAGCAGCCCTCGGCCCCTGCCCCCACCGCGCCCGCTGACGACACGAAGCCCCAGGCCTAG
- a CDS encoding PRC-barrel domain-containing protein → MDQLTGCKVYKPRDEKHQHKKDGTLRKPIKLGKVHAVVFSPSGDRFVGLMVARPDVAGMVKREDLFVGYDSFATNDFGLEITRGDDSFDDAARKRLHLDWDACIIWGGMDVRTKGGRELGYVADIAFDAGTGKVETIYVTDGSVSTALVGALEVSMAQVKGYHDGYMVVDDSVSDQQLAGGLAGKAGEGYANAKVQAKEAGTKAGAAASDALDKGSFALGQALGKAKRAVDEVKEARDDEVSQREYDENGAPTTPLTDVRVEKVNEVPAAGKTTASAAASTTSQKKVTYAPAKPGSKASATKAVETKRPTGDDMARAVGQQLGRTKGMFAAFKKEFDENSK, encoded by the coding sequence ATGGATCAGCTCACGGGGTGCAAGGTCTACAAGCCTCGTGACGAGAAGCATCAGCATAAGAAGGACGGCACCTTGCGTAAGCCCATCAAGCTGGGCAAGGTGCACGCCGTGGTCTTCTCGCCCTCTGGCGACCGCTTCGTGGGCCTCATGGTGGCCCGGCCCGATGTGGCCGGCATGGTCAAGCGCGAGGACCTCTTCGTGGGATACGACTCGTTCGCCACCAACGACTTCGGCCTCGAGATCACCCGTGGGGACGACTCGTTCGACGACGCCGCCCGCAAGCGCCTCCACCTCGATTGGGACGCCTGCATCATCTGGGGCGGCATGGACGTCCGCACCAAGGGCGGGCGCGAGCTCGGCTACGTCGCGGACATCGCGTTCGATGCCGGCACCGGCAAGGTCGAGACCATCTATGTGACGGACGGCTCCGTCTCGACGGCGCTGGTGGGGGCCCTTGAGGTCTCGATGGCCCAGGTCAAGGGCTACCATGACGGCTATATGGTGGTCGATGACTCAGTGAGCGACCAGCAGCTCGCAGGCGGTCTCGCCGGCAAGGCTGGCGAGGGGTACGCCAACGCGAAGGTCCAGGCCAAGGAGGCCGGTACCAAGGCCGGTGCCGCAGCGTCGGACGCGCTCGACAAGGGCAGCTTCGCCTTAGGCCAGGCGCTCGGCAAGGCCAAGCGCGCCGTCGACGAGGTCAAGGAGGCCCGCGACGACGAGGTCTCGCAGCGCGAGTATGACGAGAACGGTGCTCCCACGACCCCGCTCACGGACGTGCGTGTCGAGAAGGTCAACGAGGTCCCCGCTGCAGGCAAGACCACGGCCTCTGCCGCCGCCTCGACCACCTCTCAGAAGAAGGTGACCTATGCCCCCGCCAAGCCGGGCTCGAAGGCCTCGGCCACCAAGGCCGTCGAGACCAAGAGGCCGACGGGCGACGACATGGCTCGTGCGGTCGGCCAACAGCTCGGACGTACCAAGGGCATGTTCGCGGCCTTCAAGAAGGAGTTCGACGAGAACAGCAAGTAG